The nucleotide sequence GTCCGCCAAGGGACCAAAGACGGCGTCCTAAGCCCCGCCGATCAGTCTGTCCGCCTCCTCCGTAACAGGTTCACCCGAACAGGAACCCGGGGGCGAAGACGAACGCGACGATGAGACACAGCAACACGACCAGTACCGTGAGACGAAGTACACCGGTTGTTTGTCGGCGACTTTCCGGAAGCGACTCGGTGATCCCAAACAGAGCCCATATAACCGCCATCACGAGTGTAAATCTGGTCGAACCGTTACTACCGAGGATCCAGGCGTAGTATACGTGTATACTCAGGAAGAAGGCTGCTGAGCCGAAATAGATAAGCGTCTCGGGGCGCCCATCCGGTTCTCTGAAGACGTGTTCATCGATTGTGGAACGCACGATTGCCAAATCATCGCTCAAGCTATAAATTATTTCGTTCCTCGTTCACCCGTCTGGTCCGGTGTTCGACTGTGAACGGTTCTATGCCACGCGATGGAGACAGAGATGGCTGTGCAGTTCCCGAGAGACAAGAACGGTACGTCCCCGCAGCAATCGGCGACGGCGGCCCGCTCGAAAAACGGCAGATGCACTCACACGGTCGCCAAGAAATTGCGGATCACGTCGTGTCCTACCGCGGTCAGCACCGACTCGGGGTGGAACTGCACGGCCTCGATCGAGTGCTCGCGATGGCGGATTCCCATGACGAGTTCCGTTCCATCGTCGGCCGCCGTGGTCGCCGTCACGTCGAAGCAATCGGGGACGTCACTGGCAACCAGTGAGTGGTATCGCCCACCCTGGAACCCCTGGTCGAGGCCGGCAAAGACGCCCTCGCCGTCGTGATCGATCGAGGCTGCCTTCCCGTGGATCGGTTCCGGCGCGTGGCCGACCGTGCCGCCGTACTCGTAGACCGCAGCCTCCAGGCCGAGACAGACCCCCAGCGTGGGCACCTCGGGACTGACTTCTCGCAACACAGCCGTCGTCACGCCCACGTCGCGGTCGTTCTTGGGATGGCCCGGCCCCGGCGAGATAATAATGGCGTCGGGATCCGCTGCCCGGACGTCTTCGAGCGAAGCCGTGTTCTTCACGACCGTCGTGTCGGCGTGCTCGGACACGTACTCCACGAGGTTGTACGTGAAGGAGTCGAAGTTGTCGACGAACAGCACCTCGAGTTCGTCGGCGTCAGTCGGCGTCGCGGTTCCCGCAGGCGTCGCGGACTCGCTGTGGCGGTCGTCGGAATCGCTGACCGACTCGCTCATCGGGACACCTCCTCGACCGGGGCCTCGCTGTCCACGGACTCGATCCGTTCGAGGGCGTCGATCACGCCGCCCATCTTCTGTTCGGTTTCCTCGTACTCGCTGGCCGGGTCGGAGTCGGCAACGATCCCCGCCCCGGCCTGGACGGTGATGCGATCTTGCATTCGCTTCTCGCCACTTCCGTCGACGGTGTCGACGCCGTGTTCGACCGCCGCCGACCGGATGACGATCGCGAAGTCGGCGTCGCCGTTCCAGGAGAAATAGCCCACACCGCCGCCGTAGATCCCGCGCGGGTCGGGCTCGAGGTCGTCGATGATCTCCATCGCGCGGATCTTCGGCGCACCCGAGAGCGTCCCCGCCGGAAAGGCCGCCCGCGTCGCGTCGAAGGCGTCGCTGTCGTCGGCGAGCGTCCCCGTCACGGTCGACTCGATGTGCTGGACGTGGCTGTACTTCAGGACGTTCATGAACTCCTCGACCCGGACGCTACCGGGCTCGGCCACGCGGCGGACGTCGTTTCGCGCCAGATCGACCAGCATCGTGTGCTCGGCGCGCTCCTTCTCGTCGGCGAGCATCTCGCCCGCGAGCCGGCGGTCCTCGACGGGGCTGTTGCCGCGCGTGGACGTCCCTGCGATCGGGTTCGAGGTGATCAGGTCGCCGCCGACCGAGACCAGCGTCTCCGGGCTCGCGCCGACGATCGTGCGGTCGTCGTACCCCAGCAGGTACATGTACGGCGAGGGGTTGATCGAGCGTAGCGAGTCGTACAGCGCGAGCGGGTCGACATCGCCGTACAGTTCTCGCTTCCGGGAGATGACTCCCTGGTAGATGTCGCCGTCGAGGACGTGCTCCTTGGCGCGTTCGACCGCCTGTTCGTACTCGTCCTGTGGGCCGGCGTCCTCGTGCACCCGGTGGAATCCGCCGGTCTCGGGATCCCCCGCGTCGGCAAGCAGCGACTCGACGCGCTCGACCGCCGCAAGCAACTCGTCGTATCGCGCGCCCGCGTCCTCCTCGGGCCGAACGACCGGCGTGAACACCAGCGAGACCGTGTCCTCGGCGTGGTCGAACACCAGCGTCTTCGTCGCGAGCACGAACTGGGCGTCCGGGAATCGTGAGTCCGGTCGCTCGATTCCTACCTCGTCGAGCCAGAGATCGTAGACGGCCTCGTAGGCCAGAAACCCGACGAGCCCGCCCGAGAGCGTCTGGCGGTCGTGGGTCGGAAAGCCGCGGCGCTCGACGTCGGGCAGGACGGCCCGCAGGTCGTCGAGCACGTCGCCGCCGTTGGTTTCGAGCAGGTCGACGTAGCGGTCGTCGAAGACGTCCAGATCCGTCCCGTCAGATCCGACAGTCGCGACCGCGACGGGATCGTAGCCGACGAACGAATACCGGGCGTGGCGGTCGTCAGTCGATGGCGCGAACGCGCCGTTGGGATCGCTGGAGGCGACCTTCTCGGCACTTTCGAGCAGGAACGCGTACTCGTCGGCGTTGGCGTTCTCGGAGTCACTCTCGCGACCGGTTACCGCCGCGTAGGCCGCGAGCGGATCCACGTCGGCGTCGAGTTCGACGGCGACCCGGATCACGCCCGGTTCGTCGGCGTCGGCCAGGTCCACGAACGCATCGCGGGAGAGCGACGGCTCGCCCGTCATGCGACCACCCGCGGTTCCCCAGCCCGATCGACGAACTGTTCGACGGCGTCGTGATCCTTGACCCCACCGTCGCGCTCGACGCCGCTGGCGGTATCGACACCGAACGGCCGGACGGTCTCGACGGCCTCAGCGACGTTCTCGGGCGTGAGTCCGCCGGCCAGCAGGATCGGGACGTCGAGGCGTTCGACGATTTCTGCCGTCCGGTCCCAGTCGTGGGTTTGACCGGTCCCGCCGCCGCCGGCTTCGTCCAGCGAGTCCACGACGAGTCCGTCGGCCGCGTCGGCGTAGGCGTCTAGTTCGGCGTCGTGGTCGAGTGCGACCAGGATCGGCTGGGAAATTTCCGCCGCGAGTGCCGCCACTTCGTTGGGGTCGAGCGTTCCGTGTATCTGGACGGCGTCCGGCTGAGTTTCCGCGACGAGTTCCCGGGCGTCCTCGACTGTCTCGGGCATCGTGACGAGCACGCCCGAGACGAGCGGCGGCACGGCGTCGAGCAGGTCGGCGGCACGTTCGCGGGAGACCTCGCGGGGCGTGTCAACTGGTACCTCGCTGATCATGCCGACGGCGTCCGCGCCGGCGGCGACGCTCGCCCGCACGTCCGCCTCGCGGGTGTGCCCACAGATCTTCACGCGCGTCATGCGATCACGCCGCGGAGGGAGGCGAATTTCTCGCCGGCCGCCCCCGAGTCGATCGCCTGGCGGGCAACTTCAACGCCGTCTTCCAGCGAGTCGGCTTCGCCCGCGACGTAGATCGCCGCGCCGGCGTTCGCGAGGATGATGTCCCGTTTCGCGCCGTTTTCCTCGCCGCGGACGATCCCGCGGAGGGCCTCGGCGTTCTCCTCAGGTGTCCCGCCCGCCACATCGGCGATGTCGTGGCGGTCGAGTCCCAGGTCACTCGGAGAGAGGGTATACTCCTCGACGGAGTCGCCCTGCACTTCGGCGACGGTCGTCTCGTCGTGGATCGCGATCTCGTCGAGGCCAGCGCCGTGGACGACCAGGGCGTGTTCGACGGGCATGTGCGCGAGCGAGCGCGCGATGAGGGGAACTAGATCGGGGTCGTAGACGCCCAGGACCTGCGCGTCAGCGCCGGCGGGGTTCGTGAGCGGGCCGAGGACGTTGAAGATCGTCCGCATGCCGAGTTCCTTGCGCGGCCCGATGACGGCCTTCATCGCCGGGTGGAAGACGGGCGCGAGCATGAACCCGATGCCCTCGTCCTCGATGGCGTCCGCGACGGCCGGCGGTTCGGCGTCGACCGTGACGCCGACCTCCTCCAGCACGTCGGCGCTGCCCGAGGAGGAGGAGACCGAATAGTTGCCGTGTTTGGCGATCGGGACGCCCGCGCCCGCGGCGACGATCGCGCTCGTCGTCGAGACGTTGATCGTGTCGTAGTCGTCCCCGCCCGTCCCGCAGGTGTCGACCAGCGGGTCGCGATCGGGCTCGATCGTCCGGGCGGCCTCGCGCATCCCCTGGGCGAAGCCCGCGATCTCGGCCTCGGTCTCGCCTTTCGCCCGGAGTGCACTCAGGAGCGCGCCGATCTGGGCCTCCGTCGCGTCCTCGAAGACCGCACTCGATGCTTCTTTGGCCTGTTCGACGGTCAGATCCTCTCCCTCGGTGACGCGTTCGATGTGTGTCTGTAGTGTGGACATTGTTGTACGTATTCGGATTGTAGTGTACAAATCCGTACAACGACTTAAGCGTATCGGGACCGGTGTGGTCGGTCGTCGTCAATCGGTACCGAAACCGATTTTCCCGTGAGTGCCGGACGGATAGATGCGCGAGGGTGGCTGAGCTAGGCCAAAGGCGGCGGGCTTAAGACCCGCTCCCGAAGGGGTCCAGGGGTTCGAATCCCCTCCCTCGCATAGCGAGACGTGAGCGAAGCGAACGTCTCGATTATTACGAACGGCGAGCGAAGCGAGCCGTGAGTACGGTGCGGCGAGCAATTCGCGAGCAGCAAATGTAATAGTGGGATTCGAATCCTGGAAGTCGCAGTCCCGGGAGCGCAGTGAAGCGAGCACCCCGGAACGTCTTCCTCCGGTTCGAATTCCGATCGACGCGTAGTGATACAGAGAACGATTGAAATACGAAATTGAAAGCCCCGGCTCGCTGGAGTCGGGGGCCTTGCTGTGCGCTTCCCTCGCTTCGCTCGGTCCAGTGCTTGCGTCGGCCGCCTTCCTCCAGCGAGCCGCCCCTTTCAGTCCCACCCGAACCGCCCCACCCAGCGGCCGAAACGGGTGGGAATGGAAGGGGACGCCCGCTCGGGGACGGTGGACGAAGAAAGCACCGCAGCGAACAGCGTGAGTGAGGAGCGCAGCGAGTCCCCCGAGCCGAGCGGGCGTGGGCTTCCCACTCTCAAATATTCATTTCTCGTATGAAGTACTAGGCGTCGATCGACGTTCGCAAACGCTTCGCGTTTACTCACTACATAAATTGTACAACTCTAAATATACATTCAAAATTCAATTATTGGAGATAGATTTACCCATATCGACTGTAATAGCTGTTTACTAATGGATGAAAACCTCAGCCGACGGCGATTAATTGCGGTAAGTTGTACCGTGGCTGCAAGCGGAGGGCTCGCGGCGTGCATGGATACGGCGGAGACAGAACCAAGCGGTAACGTAAAATCAGAATCGGATGGCAATGTAACAACTCCGGGTCCATATGATGCCGATTGGGATGACATTGAGTTCATCAACTTCGAGATGGCGTACGAACAGGACGACTCGCTCGACGAGAAGGGATCTCCCTGGGATTCCGCCGACACCGACGG is from Halorhabdus sp. BNX81 and encodes:
- the trpG gene encoding anthranilate synthase component II → MSESVSDSDDRHSESATPAGTATPTDADELEVLFVDNFDSFTYNLVEYVSEHADTTVVKNTASLEDVRAADPDAIIISPGPGHPKNDRDVGVTTAVLREVSPEVPTLGVCLGLEAAVYEYGGTVGHAPEPIHGKAASIDHDGEGVFAGLDQGFQGGRYHSLVASDVPDCFDVTATTAADDGTELVMGIRHREHSIEAVQFHPESVLTAVGHDVIRNFLATV
- the trpE gene encoding anthranilate synthase component I gives rise to the protein MTGEPSLSRDAFVDLADADEPGVIRVAVELDADVDPLAAYAAVTGRESDSENANADEYAFLLESAEKVASSDPNGAFAPSTDDRHARYSFVGYDPVAVATVGSDGTDLDVFDDRYVDLLETNGGDVLDDLRAVLPDVERRGFPTHDRQTLSGGLVGFLAYEAVYDLWLDEVGIERPDSRFPDAQFVLATKTLVFDHAEDTVSLVFTPVVRPEEDAGARYDELLAAVERVESLLADAGDPETGGFHRVHEDAGPQDEYEQAVERAKEHVLDGDIYQGVISRKRELYGDVDPLALYDSLRSINPSPYMYLLGYDDRTIVGASPETLVSVGGDLITSNPIAGTSTRGNSPVEDRRLAGEMLADEKERAEHTMLVDLARNDVRRVAEPGSVRVEEFMNVLKYSHVQHIESTVTGTLADDSDAFDATRAAFPAGTLSGAPKIRAMEIIDDLEPDPRGIYGGGVGYFSWNGDADFAIVIRSAAVEHGVDTVDGSGEKRMQDRITVQAGAGIVADSDPASEYEETEQKMGGVIDALERIESVDSEAPVEEVSR
- a CDS encoding phosphoribosylanthranilate isomerase yields the protein MTRVKICGHTREADVRASVAAGADAVGMISEVPVDTPREVSRERAADLLDAVPPLVSGVLVTMPETVEDARELVAETQPDAVQIHGTLDPNEVAALAAEISQPILVALDHDAELDAYADAADGLVVDSLDEAGGGGTGQTHDWDRTAEIVERLDVPILLAGGLTPENVAEAVETVRPFGVDTASGVERDGGVKDHDAVEQFVDRAGEPRVVA
- the trpD gene encoding anthranilate phosphoribosyltransferase; the encoded protein is MSTLQTHIERVTEGEDLTVEQAKEASSAVFEDATEAQIGALLSALRAKGETEAEIAGFAQGMREAARTIEPDRDPLVDTCGTGGDDYDTINVSTTSAIVAAGAGVPIAKHGNYSVSSSSGSADVLEEVGVTVDAEPPAVADAIEDEGIGFMLAPVFHPAMKAVIGPRKELGMRTIFNVLGPLTNPAGADAQVLGVYDPDLVPLIARSLAHMPVEHALVVHGAGLDEIAIHDETTVAEVQGDSVEEYTLSPSDLGLDRHDIADVAGGTPEENAEALRGIVRGEENGAKRDIILANAGAAIYVAGEADSLEDGVEVARQAIDSGAAGEKFASLRGVIA